The DNA segment CCGGTCGGCGGGTGGGGACCGTATCTCGGGGACGGGCATCTGGACGCGGGACGGGCGGCCGAGGCGCTGGCCCGGCTCGCGCCGCGCAGTGCGGTGCCGGTGCACTACGGCACGTACTGGCCGATCGGCATGGATGCCGTGCGCCCCCATGAATTCCACGCGCCCGGCGACGAGTTCGCACGGCTCGCGGCGGAGCACGCGCCCGGCGTGGCGGTGCACCGGCTCGCGCACGGGGAGCGCGTGCGCCCGGAGGTGGCCCGGTGACGGTGCTGGCCGCCGTCACGACGACGGTGCCGTACGAGTCGACCCAGCAGGCGATCGGCTATCCGACGCTCTTCCTGCTGGTGCTGATCGGGGCGCTGGTGCCGGTGATCCCGACGGGCGCGCTGGTGAGTTCGGCGGCGGTGGTGGCGTTTCACCAGACGGCACCCTTCTCCCTGGCGCTGGTGTTCGTGACGGCGTCGACGGCGGCGTTCCTGGGCGATGCGACGCTGTACTGGCTGGGGCGGCGCGGCATGCGCTCGAAGAACGGCTCGCGCTGGCTGGAGGCGATCCGCTCGCGTGCGCCGGAGGAGCGGCTCACTCAGGCGCAGGAGAAGCTCGCCGAGCACGGTGTGGCCGTCCTGGTGCTGTCCCGGCTGGTTCCTGCGGGGCGGTTGCCCGTGATGTTGGCCTGTCTGCTGGCCGAGTGGCCGATGCGGAGGTTCGCCCGCGGTAACCTGCCGGCCTGCCTGGCCTGGGCTGTGACGTACCAGTTGATCGGGATTCTCGGGGGGTCGTTGTTCAGCGAGCCGTGGGAGGGAGTTGTGGCGGCGGTCGCGTTGACTCTGGTCATCAGCGTGGCGCCGGGCATGTGGCGTCGTATGCGCAAGGCTTCGTCGGGTGAGCCGTGATGCGGCCGGAGGGCGGGGACCACGGTCGTGTGGCGACTGCGACTAGTGGGGGTTGATCGCGCAGTTCCCCGGCCCCCCGGGTGGGCTGCCCTACAGCACCCTTGACGCGCCGACCGGAATGTCCCACAGGTTCTCGCGGTCCAGGCCCGCCTTCTCCCACGCCGCCCGCACCCGGGTGAGCGGCTCCAGGACCGGCTCCGCCGACAGTACGAACGTCGCCCAGTGCATCGGCGCCATCCTGCGGGCCCCCAGATCCCGGGCCGCCCGCACCGCCTCCTCCGGATCGCAGTGGACGTCGCTGAGCCACCAGCGGGGGTCGTAGGCGCCGATGGGGAGGAGGGCGAGGTCGATGCCGGGGTAGCGCTCTCCGATGCGGGTGAACCAGTGGCCGTAGCCCGTGTCGCCGGCGAAGTACACGCGCTGTCCGTCCGGCGCGGTGAGCACCCATCCGCCCCACAGGCTGTGGCAGGTGTCGACGAGGGTGCGCTTGGACCAGTGGTGGGCCGGGACGAAGTCGAAGCGGACACCGGAGAGTTCGGCGGCCTCCCACCAGTCCAGCTCGGTGACCCGCGTGAACCGGCGGCGACGGAACCATGCGGCGAGGCCGGCCGGCACGAACACGGGGGTGTCGCGCGGGAGTCGGCGC comes from the Streptomyces sp. NBC_00443 genome and includes:
- a CDS encoding MBL fold metallo-hydrolase, with amino-acid sequence MTQQSDSSMSTPRRTTTREADAPADPSPFAPPFQPLAAPRPLGERRVWPRTFHDRLTAPLPGIRTLARFAREGAVRPGREGLADIPKLPFEPAPVPGVDARTVAVSWVGHASWVVRIGGLTVLTDPVWSRRILGTPARITPVGVAWSALPRIDAVVISHNHYDHLDAPTVRRLPRDTPVFVPAGLAAWFRRRRFTRVTELDWWEAAELSGVRFDFVPAHHWSKRTLVDTCHSLWGGWVLTAPDGQRVYFAGDTGYGHWFTRIGERYPGIDLALLPIGAYDPRWWLSDVHCDPEEAVRAARDLGARRMAPMHWATFVLSAEPVLEPLTRVRAAWEKAGLDRENLWDIPVGASRVL
- a CDS encoding DedA family protein, which translates into the protein MTVLAAVTTTVPYESTQQAIGYPTLFLLVLIGALVPVIPTGALVSSAAVVAFHQTAPFSLALVFVTASTAAFLGDATLYWLGRRGMRSKNGSRWLEAIRSRAPEERLTQAQEKLAEHGVAVLVLSRLVPAGRLPVMLACLLAEWPMRRFARGNLPACLAWAVTYQLIGILGGSLFSEPWEGVVAAVALTLVISVAPGMWRRMRKASSGEP